One region of Cottoperca gobio chromosome 19, fCotGob3.1, whole genome shotgun sequence genomic DNA includes:
- the exoc7 gene encoding exocyst complex component 7 isoform X5 yields MGITSRMIPTEDASARKREIEEKLKQEQETLSFIRENLEKSDQLTNGMVCILSSFESRLMQLENSIIPVHKQTENLQRLQENVDKTLSCMDHVISYYHVAKDTDRIIREGPTGRLDEYLACIAKIQKAVEYFQDNNPDSPELNTVKARFEKGKELLEAEFRSLLTRYSKPVPPILILDAISVDDELEVQEDVVLEHLPEAVLQDIICIAGWLVEYGRNQDFMNVYFQIRSNQLDRSIKGLKDHFRKNSASSGILYSPAVQTKRKDTPTKKAPKRPVYIPGTIRKAQNLLKQYSQHGLDGKKGGSNLTPMEGKDDVLDIEIDSYIHCISAFVKLAQSEYALLAEIIPEHHQKKTFDSLIQEALDNLMLEGDNIVSAARRAIMRHDYSAVLTIFPILRHLKMNKSEFDSTLQGTAASTKNKLPTLITSMETIGAKALEEFADSIKNDPDKEYNMPKDGTVHELTSNAILFLQQLLDFHETAGAMLASQETSSSASSYTSEFNKRLLSTYICKVLGNLQLNLLSKSKVYEDSALSAIFLHNNYNYTLKSLEKSELIQLVTVTQKKAESSYRELIEQQIQMYQRSWLKVTEHLTDRNMPVFQPGTKLKDKERQVIKDKFKGFNDGLEELCKIQKGWAIPDKEQRDFIRQAQKRVVSDAYRAFLHRCANISFTKNPEKYHKYRPEEVEEMIEKLFDTSA; encoded by the exons ATGGGAATTACCTCCAGGATGATTCCGACTGAGGATGCGTCCGCCAGGAAGCGGGAGATAGAGGAGAAACTGAAGCAG GAGCAAGAGACGTTGTCATTCATCCGAGAAAACCTGGAGAAGAGTGATCAGCTGACCAATGGCATG GTCTGCATCCTGTCGTCCTTCGAGAGTCGCCTGATGCAGCTGGAGAACTCCATCATCCCGGTCCACAAGCAGACAGAGAACCTGCAGCGCCTGCAGGAGAACGTGGACAAGACTCTGTCCTGCATGGATCACGTCATCAGCTACTACCACGTGGCCAAAGACACCGACAGGATCATCAGAGAGGG GCCGACAGGCAGACTGGATGAGTATCTTGCTTGCATTGCAAAGATTCAGAAAGCTGTGGAATATTTTCAAGATAACAACCCTGACAGTCCCGAACTCAACACAGTG AAAGCGCGCTTTGAGAAGGGCAAAGAGCTGCTGGAGGCCGAGTTCCGCAGCCTCCTGACCCGCTACAGTAAACCCGTTCCACCCATCCTCATCCTGGACGCCATCAGTGTGGACGATGAGCTGGAGGTCCAGGAGGATGTGGTGCTGGAACACCTGCCTGAAGCTGTGCTCCAAGACATCATCTGCATCGCCGGCTGGTTGGTGGAGTACGGACGCAACCAGG attTCATGAACGTCTACTTCCAGATCAGGTCCAACCAGCTGGATCGCTCCATCAAAGGCCTGAAGGATCACTTCCGCAAGAACAGCGCCTCCTCCGGGATCCTCTACTCGCCCGCCGTCCAAACCAAACGCAAGGACACGCCCACCAAGAAGGCTCCCAAGAGACCAG TCTACATCCCAG GGACCATTCGCAAGGCTCAGAACCTTCTGAAACAGTACTCACAGCATGGGCTGGATGGGAAAAAGGGGGGCTCTAACCTCACTCCTATGGAAG GAAAAGATGATGTTCTGGACATCGAGATTGACTCGTACATCCACTGCATCAGTGCCTTCGTCAAGCTGGCCCAGAGCGAGTACGCCCTCCTGGCAGAAATCATCCCCGAGCACCACCAGAAGAAAACCTTCGACTCCCTCATTCAG GAGGCGCTGGACAACCTGATGCTGGAGGGAGACAACATCGTGTCCGCAGCTCGCAGAGCCATAATGCGCCACGACTACTCAGCCGTGCTCACCATCTTCCCCATCCTCAGACACCTGAAAATGAACAAGTCTGAGTTTGACTCCACACTGCAG GGAACAGCAGCAAGCACCAAGAACAAGCTGCCCACACTCATCACCTCTATGGAAACTATCGGAGCCAAAGCTCTGGAGGAGTTTGCAGACAGCATCAAG AACGATCCTGATAAAGAGTACAACATGCCCAAGGATGGAACAGTGCACGAGCTGACCAGCAAT GCCATCCTGTTcttgcagcagctgctggactTCCACGAGACAGCTGGAGCCATGCTGGCCTCACAAG AGACGAGTTCATCAGCGAGCAGCTACACCTCCGAGTTCAACAAAAGGCTCCTCAGCACTTACATAT GTAAGGTGTTGGGGAACCTGCAGCTGAACCTGCTCAGTAAATCCAAAGTGTACGAGGATTCAGCTCTGAGCGCCATCTTTCTGcacaacaactacaactacacccTCAAGTCGCTGGAGAA GTCTGAGCTGATCCAGCTGGTCACAGTGACTCAGAAGAAAGCTGAGAGTTCATACAGAGAGCTGATCGAGCAGCAGATCCAGATGTACCAGCGCAG CTGGTTGAAGGTCACTGAGCACCTGACAGACAGGAACATGCCCGTCTTCCAACCTGGCACCAAG CTGAAAGATAAAGAGCGACAGGTGATTAAAGACAAATTCAAG GGCTTTAATGACGGCTTGGAGGAGTTGTGTAAGATCCAAAAGGGTTGGGCCATCCCAGACAAAGAGCAGCGAGACTTCATCCGCCAGGCTCAGAAGAGAGTGGTGTCTGATGCGTACAGGGCCTTCCTGCACAG ATGTGCCAACATCTCTTTCACCAAGAACCCTGAGAAGTATCACAAGTATCGGccggaggaagtggaggagatgATCGAAAAGCTGTTCGACACGTCGGCCTGA
- the exoc7 gene encoding exocyst complex component 7 isoform X12, giving the protein MGITSRMIPTEDASARKREIEEKLKQEQETLSFIRENLEKSDQLTNGMVCILSSFESRLMQLENSIIPVHKQTENLQRLQENVDKTLSCMDHVISYYHVAKDTDRIIREGPTGRLDEYLACIAKIQKAVEYFQDNNPDSPELNTVKARFEKGKELLEAEFRSLLTRYSKPVPPILILDAISVDDELEVQEDVVLEHLPEAVLQDIICIAGWLVEYGRNQDFMNVYFQIRSNQLDRSIKGLKDHFRKNSASSGILYSPAVQTKRKDTPTKKAPKRPGTIRKAQNLLKQYSQHGLDGKKGGSNLTPMEGNAPRSSLRCLLPPLADSASVPAAPPHPPGYDHDLRVKILSDALTEKHGAAAGKDDVLDIEIDSYIHCISAFVKLAQSEYALLAEIIPEHHQKKTFDSLIQEALDNLMLEGDNIVSAARRAIMRHDYSAVLTIFPILRHLKMNKSEFDSTLQGTAASTKNKLPTLITSMETIGAKALEEFADSIKNDPDKEYNMPKDGTVHELTSNAILFLQQLLDFHETAGAMLASQETSSSASSYTSEFNKRLLSTYICKVLGNLQLNLLSKSKVYEDSALSAIFLHNNYNYTLKSLEKSELIQLVTVTQKKAESSYRELIEQQIQMYQRSWLKVTEHLTDRNMPVFQPGTKLKDKERQVIKDKFKGFNDGLEELCKIQKGWAIPDKEQRDFIRQAQKRVVSDAYRAFLHRCANISFTKNPEKYHKYRPEEVEEMIEKLFDTSA; this is encoded by the exons ATGGGAATTACCTCCAGGATGATTCCGACTGAGGATGCGTCCGCCAGGAAGCGGGAGATAGAGGAGAAACTGAAGCAG GAGCAAGAGACGTTGTCATTCATCCGAGAAAACCTGGAGAAGAGTGATCAGCTGACCAATGGCATG GTCTGCATCCTGTCGTCCTTCGAGAGTCGCCTGATGCAGCTGGAGAACTCCATCATCCCGGTCCACAAGCAGACAGAGAACCTGCAGCGCCTGCAGGAGAACGTGGACAAGACTCTGTCCTGCATGGATCACGTCATCAGCTACTACCACGTGGCCAAAGACACCGACAGGATCATCAGAGAGGG GCCGACAGGCAGACTGGATGAGTATCTTGCTTGCATTGCAAAGATTCAGAAAGCTGTGGAATATTTTCAAGATAACAACCCTGACAGTCCCGAACTCAACACAGTG AAAGCGCGCTTTGAGAAGGGCAAAGAGCTGCTGGAGGCCGAGTTCCGCAGCCTCCTGACCCGCTACAGTAAACCCGTTCCACCCATCCTCATCCTGGACGCCATCAGTGTGGACGATGAGCTGGAGGTCCAGGAGGATGTGGTGCTGGAACACCTGCCTGAAGCTGTGCTCCAAGACATCATCTGCATCGCCGGCTGGTTGGTGGAGTACGGACGCAACCAGG attTCATGAACGTCTACTTCCAGATCAGGTCCAACCAGCTGGATCGCTCCATCAAAGGCCTGAAGGATCACTTCCGCAAGAACAGCGCCTCCTCCGGGATCCTCTACTCGCCCGCCGTCCAAACCAAACGCAAGGACACGCCCACCAAGAAGGCTCCCAAGAGACCAG GGACCATTCGCAAGGCTCAGAACCTTCTGAAACAGTACTCACAGCATGGGCTGGATGGGAAAAAGGGGGGCTCTAACCTCACTCCTATGGAAGGTAACGCACCTCGGTCTTCTCTTCGGTGTCTTCTCCCCCCCCTCGCTGACAGT GCCTCTGTCCCTGCTGCCCCACCTCACCCACCAGGTTACGATCATGACTTGCGGGTCAAAATCCTCTCTGACGCCCTGACCGAGAAGCACGGGGCCGCCGCAG GAAAAGATGATGTTCTGGACATCGAGATTGACTCGTACATCCACTGCATCAGTGCCTTCGTCAAGCTGGCCCAGAGCGAGTACGCCCTCCTGGCAGAAATCATCCCCGAGCACCACCAGAAGAAAACCTTCGACTCCCTCATTCAG GAGGCGCTGGACAACCTGATGCTGGAGGGAGACAACATCGTGTCCGCAGCTCGCAGAGCCATAATGCGCCACGACTACTCAGCCGTGCTCACCATCTTCCCCATCCTCAGACACCTGAAAATGAACAAGTCTGAGTTTGACTCCACACTGCAG GGAACAGCAGCAAGCACCAAGAACAAGCTGCCCACACTCATCACCTCTATGGAAACTATCGGAGCCAAAGCTCTGGAGGAGTTTGCAGACAGCATCAAG AACGATCCTGATAAAGAGTACAACATGCCCAAGGATGGAACAGTGCACGAGCTGACCAGCAAT GCCATCCTGTTcttgcagcagctgctggactTCCACGAGACAGCTGGAGCCATGCTGGCCTCACAAG AGACGAGTTCATCAGCGAGCAGCTACACCTCCGAGTTCAACAAAAGGCTCCTCAGCACTTACATAT GTAAGGTGTTGGGGAACCTGCAGCTGAACCTGCTCAGTAAATCCAAAGTGTACGAGGATTCAGCTCTGAGCGCCATCTTTCTGcacaacaactacaactacacccTCAAGTCGCTGGAGAA GTCTGAGCTGATCCAGCTGGTCACAGTGACTCAGAAGAAAGCTGAGAGTTCATACAGAGAGCTGATCGAGCAGCAGATCCAGATGTACCAGCGCAG CTGGTTGAAGGTCACTGAGCACCTGACAGACAGGAACATGCCCGTCTTCCAACCTGGCACCAAG CTGAAAGATAAAGAGCGACAGGTGATTAAAGACAAATTCAAG GGCTTTAATGACGGCTTGGAGGAGTTGTGTAAGATCCAAAAGGGTTGGGCCATCCCAGACAAAGAGCAGCGAGACTTCATCCGCCAGGCTCAGAAGAGAGTGGTGTCTGATGCGTACAGGGCCTTCCTGCACAG ATGTGCCAACATCTCTTTCACCAAGAACCCTGAGAAGTATCACAAGTATCGGccggaggaagtggaggagatgATCGAAAAGCTGTTCGACACGTCGGCCTGA
- the exoc7 gene encoding exocyst complex component 7 isoform X2, which yields MGITSRMIPTEDASARKREIEEKLKQEQETLSFIRENLEKSDQLTNGMVCILSSFESRLMQLENSIIPVHKQTENLQRLQENVDKTLSCMDHVISYYHVAKDTDRIIREGPTGRLDEYLACIAKIQKAVEYFQDNNPDSPELNTVKARFEKGKELLEAEFRSLLTRYSKPVPPILILDAISVDDELEVQEDVVLEHLPEAVLQDIICIAGWLVEYGRNQDFMNVYFQIRSNQLDRSIKGLKDHFRKNSASSGILYSPAVQTKRKDTPTKKAPKRPGTIRKAQNLLKQYSQHGLDGKKGGSNLTPMEGKDDVLDIEIDSYIHCISAFVKLAQSEYALLAEIIPEHHQKKTFDSLIQEALDNLMLEGDNIVSAARRAIMRHDYSAVLTIFPILRHLKMNKSEFDSTLQGTAASTKNKLPTLITSMETIGAKALEEFADSIKNDPDKEYNMPKDGTVHELTSNAILFLQQLLDFHETAGAMLASQVLGDTYNIPLDPRETSSSASSYTSEFNKRLLSTYICKVLGNLQLNLLSKSKVYEDSALSAIFLHNNYNYTLKSLEKSELIQLVTVTQKKAESSYRELIEQQIQMYQRSWLKVTEHLTDRNMPVFQPGTKLKDKERQVIKDKFKGFNDGLEELCKIQKGWAIPDKEQRDFIRQAQKRVVSDAYRAFLHRCANISFTKNPEKYHKYRPEEVEEMIEKLFDTSA from the exons ATGGGAATTACCTCCAGGATGATTCCGACTGAGGATGCGTCCGCCAGGAAGCGGGAGATAGAGGAGAAACTGAAGCAG GAGCAAGAGACGTTGTCATTCATCCGAGAAAACCTGGAGAAGAGTGATCAGCTGACCAATGGCATG GTCTGCATCCTGTCGTCCTTCGAGAGTCGCCTGATGCAGCTGGAGAACTCCATCATCCCGGTCCACAAGCAGACAGAGAACCTGCAGCGCCTGCAGGAGAACGTGGACAAGACTCTGTCCTGCATGGATCACGTCATCAGCTACTACCACGTGGCCAAAGACACCGACAGGATCATCAGAGAGGG GCCGACAGGCAGACTGGATGAGTATCTTGCTTGCATTGCAAAGATTCAGAAAGCTGTGGAATATTTTCAAGATAACAACCCTGACAGTCCCGAACTCAACACAGTG AAAGCGCGCTTTGAGAAGGGCAAAGAGCTGCTGGAGGCCGAGTTCCGCAGCCTCCTGACCCGCTACAGTAAACCCGTTCCACCCATCCTCATCCTGGACGCCATCAGTGTGGACGATGAGCTGGAGGTCCAGGAGGATGTGGTGCTGGAACACCTGCCTGAAGCTGTGCTCCAAGACATCATCTGCATCGCCGGCTGGTTGGTGGAGTACGGACGCAACCAGG attTCATGAACGTCTACTTCCAGATCAGGTCCAACCAGCTGGATCGCTCCATCAAAGGCCTGAAGGATCACTTCCGCAAGAACAGCGCCTCCTCCGGGATCCTCTACTCGCCCGCCGTCCAAACCAAACGCAAGGACACGCCCACCAAGAAGGCTCCCAAGAGACCAG GGACCATTCGCAAGGCTCAGAACCTTCTGAAACAGTACTCACAGCATGGGCTGGATGGGAAAAAGGGGGGCTCTAACCTCACTCCTATGGAAG GAAAAGATGATGTTCTGGACATCGAGATTGACTCGTACATCCACTGCATCAGTGCCTTCGTCAAGCTGGCCCAGAGCGAGTACGCCCTCCTGGCAGAAATCATCCCCGAGCACCACCAGAAGAAAACCTTCGACTCCCTCATTCAG GAGGCGCTGGACAACCTGATGCTGGAGGGAGACAACATCGTGTCCGCAGCTCGCAGAGCCATAATGCGCCACGACTACTCAGCCGTGCTCACCATCTTCCCCATCCTCAGACACCTGAAAATGAACAAGTCTGAGTTTGACTCCACACTGCAG GGAACAGCAGCAAGCACCAAGAACAAGCTGCCCACACTCATCACCTCTATGGAAACTATCGGAGCCAAAGCTCTGGAGGAGTTTGCAGACAGCATCAAG AACGATCCTGATAAAGAGTACAACATGCCCAAGGATGGAACAGTGCACGAGCTGACCAGCAAT GCCATCCTGTTcttgcagcagctgctggactTCCACGAGACAGCTGGAGCCATGCTGGCCTCACAAG TACTGGGGGACACTTACAATATACCTTTAGACCCCCGAG AGACGAGTTCATCAGCGAGCAGCTACACCTCCGAGTTCAACAAAAGGCTCCTCAGCACTTACATAT GTAAGGTGTTGGGGAACCTGCAGCTGAACCTGCTCAGTAAATCCAAAGTGTACGAGGATTCAGCTCTGAGCGCCATCTTTCTGcacaacaactacaactacacccTCAAGTCGCTGGAGAA GTCTGAGCTGATCCAGCTGGTCACAGTGACTCAGAAGAAAGCTGAGAGTTCATACAGAGAGCTGATCGAGCAGCAGATCCAGATGTACCAGCGCAG CTGGTTGAAGGTCACTGAGCACCTGACAGACAGGAACATGCCCGTCTTCCAACCTGGCACCAAG CTGAAAGATAAAGAGCGACAGGTGATTAAAGACAAATTCAAG GGCTTTAATGACGGCTTGGAGGAGTTGTGTAAGATCCAAAAGGGTTGGGCCATCCCAGACAAAGAGCAGCGAGACTTCATCCGCCAGGCTCAGAAGAGAGTGGTGTCTGATGCGTACAGGGCCTTCCTGCACAG ATGTGCCAACATCTCTTTCACCAAGAACCCTGAGAAGTATCACAAGTATCGGccggaggaagtggaggagatgATCGAAAAGCTGTTCGACACGTCGGCCTGA
- the exoc7 gene encoding exocyst complex component 7 isoform X7: protein MGITSRMIPTEDASARKREIEEKLKQEQETLSFIRENLEKSDQLTNGMVCILSSFESRLMQLENSIIPVHKQTENLQRLQENVDKTLSCMDHVISYYHVAKDTDRIIREGPTGRLDEYLACIAKIQKAVEYFQDNNPDSPELNTVKARFEKGKELLEAEFRSLLTRYSKPVPPILILDAISVDDELEVQEDVVLEHLPEAVLQDIICIAGWLVEYGRNQDFMNVYFQIRSNQLDRSIKGLKDHFRKNSASSGILYSPAVQTKRKDTPTKKAPKRPVYIPGYDHDLRVKILSDALTEKHGAAAGKDDVLDIEIDSYIHCISAFVKLAQSEYALLAEIIPEHHQKKTFDSLIQEALDNLMLEGDNIVSAARRAIMRHDYSAVLTIFPILRHLKMNKSEFDSTLQGTAASTKNKLPTLITSMETIGAKALEEFADSIKNDPDKEYNMPKDGTVHELTSNAILFLQQLLDFHETAGAMLASQETSSSASSYTSEFNKRLLSTYICKVLGNLQLNLLSKSKVYEDSALSAIFLHNNYNYTLKSLEKSELIQLVTVTQKKAESSYRELIEQQIQMYQRSWLKVTEHLTDRNMPVFQPGTKLKDKERQVIKDKFKGFNDGLEELCKIQKGWAIPDKEQRDFIRQAQKRVVSDAYRAFLHRCANISFTKNPEKYHKYRPEEVEEMIEKLFDTSA from the exons ATGGGAATTACCTCCAGGATGATTCCGACTGAGGATGCGTCCGCCAGGAAGCGGGAGATAGAGGAGAAACTGAAGCAG GAGCAAGAGACGTTGTCATTCATCCGAGAAAACCTGGAGAAGAGTGATCAGCTGACCAATGGCATG GTCTGCATCCTGTCGTCCTTCGAGAGTCGCCTGATGCAGCTGGAGAACTCCATCATCCCGGTCCACAAGCAGACAGAGAACCTGCAGCGCCTGCAGGAGAACGTGGACAAGACTCTGTCCTGCATGGATCACGTCATCAGCTACTACCACGTGGCCAAAGACACCGACAGGATCATCAGAGAGGG GCCGACAGGCAGACTGGATGAGTATCTTGCTTGCATTGCAAAGATTCAGAAAGCTGTGGAATATTTTCAAGATAACAACCCTGACAGTCCCGAACTCAACACAGTG AAAGCGCGCTTTGAGAAGGGCAAAGAGCTGCTGGAGGCCGAGTTCCGCAGCCTCCTGACCCGCTACAGTAAACCCGTTCCACCCATCCTCATCCTGGACGCCATCAGTGTGGACGATGAGCTGGAGGTCCAGGAGGATGTGGTGCTGGAACACCTGCCTGAAGCTGTGCTCCAAGACATCATCTGCATCGCCGGCTGGTTGGTGGAGTACGGACGCAACCAGG attTCATGAACGTCTACTTCCAGATCAGGTCCAACCAGCTGGATCGCTCCATCAAAGGCCTGAAGGATCACTTCCGCAAGAACAGCGCCTCCTCCGGGATCCTCTACTCGCCCGCCGTCCAAACCAAACGCAAGGACACGCCCACCAAGAAGGCTCCCAAGAGACCAG TCTACATCCCAG GTTACGATCATGACTTGCGGGTCAAAATCCTCTCTGACGCCCTGACCGAGAAGCACGGGGCCGCCGCAG GAAAAGATGATGTTCTGGACATCGAGATTGACTCGTACATCCACTGCATCAGTGCCTTCGTCAAGCTGGCCCAGAGCGAGTACGCCCTCCTGGCAGAAATCATCCCCGAGCACCACCAGAAGAAAACCTTCGACTCCCTCATTCAG GAGGCGCTGGACAACCTGATGCTGGAGGGAGACAACATCGTGTCCGCAGCTCGCAGAGCCATAATGCGCCACGACTACTCAGCCGTGCTCACCATCTTCCCCATCCTCAGACACCTGAAAATGAACAAGTCTGAGTTTGACTCCACACTGCAG GGAACAGCAGCAAGCACCAAGAACAAGCTGCCCACACTCATCACCTCTATGGAAACTATCGGAGCCAAAGCTCTGGAGGAGTTTGCAGACAGCATCAAG AACGATCCTGATAAAGAGTACAACATGCCCAAGGATGGAACAGTGCACGAGCTGACCAGCAAT GCCATCCTGTTcttgcagcagctgctggactTCCACGAGACAGCTGGAGCCATGCTGGCCTCACAAG AGACGAGTTCATCAGCGAGCAGCTACACCTCCGAGTTCAACAAAAGGCTCCTCAGCACTTACATAT GTAAGGTGTTGGGGAACCTGCAGCTGAACCTGCTCAGTAAATCCAAAGTGTACGAGGATTCAGCTCTGAGCGCCATCTTTCTGcacaacaactacaactacacccTCAAGTCGCTGGAGAA GTCTGAGCTGATCCAGCTGGTCACAGTGACTCAGAAGAAAGCTGAGAGTTCATACAGAGAGCTGATCGAGCAGCAGATCCAGATGTACCAGCGCAG CTGGTTGAAGGTCACTGAGCACCTGACAGACAGGAACATGCCCGTCTTCCAACCTGGCACCAAG CTGAAAGATAAAGAGCGACAGGTGATTAAAGACAAATTCAAG GGCTTTAATGACGGCTTGGAGGAGTTGTGTAAGATCCAAAAGGGTTGGGCCATCCCAGACAAAGAGCAGCGAGACTTCATCCGCCAGGCTCAGAAGAGAGTGGTGTCTGATGCGTACAGGGCCTTCCTGCACAG ATGTGCCAACATCTCTTTCACCAAGAACCCTGAGAAGTATCACAAGTATCGGccggaggaagtggaggagatgATCGAAAAGCTGTTCGACACGTCGGCCTGA
- the exoc7 gene encoding exocyst complex component 7 isoform X1 has protein sequence MGITSRMIPTEDASARKREIEEKLKQEQETLSFIRENLEKSDQLTNGMVCILSSFESRLMQLENSIIPVHKQTENLQRLQENVDKTLSCMDHVISYYHVAKDTDRIIREGPTGRLDEYLACIAKIQKAVEYFQDNNPDSPELNTVKARFEKGKELLEAEFRSLLTRYSKPVPPILILDAISVDDELEVQEDVVLEHLPEAVLQDIICIAGWLVEYGRNQDFMNVYFQIRSNQLDRSIKGLKDHFRKNSASSGILYSPAVQTKRKDTPTKKAPKRPVYIPGTIRKAQNLLKQYSQHGLDGKKGGSNLTPMEGKDDVLDIEIDSYIHCISAFVKLAQSEYALLAEIIPEHHQKKTFDSLIQEALDNLMLEGDNIVSAARRAIMRHDYSAVLTIFPILRHLKMNKSEFDSTLQGTAASTKNKLPTLITSMETIGAKALEEFADSIKNDPDKEYNMPKDGTVHELTSNAILFLQQLLDFHETAGAMLASQVLGDTYNIPLDPRETSSSASSYTSEFNKRLLSTYICKVLGNLQLNLLSKSKVYEDSALSAIFLHNNYNYTLKSLEKSELIQLVTVTQKKAESSYRELIEQQIQMYQRSWLKVTEHLTDRNMPVFQPGTKLKDKERQVIKDKFKGFNDGLEELCKIQKGWAIPDKEQRDFIRQAQKRVVSDAYRAFLHRCANISFTKNPEKYHKYRPEEVEEMIEKLFDTSA, from the exons ATGGGAATTACCTCCAGGATGATTCCGACTGAGGATGCGTCCGCCAGGAAGCGGGAGATAGAGGAGAAACTGAAGCAG GAGCAAGAGACGTTGTCATTCATCCGAGAAAACCTGGAGAAGAGTGATCAGCTGACCAATGGCATG GTCTGCATCCTGTCGTCCTTCGAGAGTCGCCTGATGCAGCTGGAGAACTCCATCATCCCGGTCCACAAGCAGACAGAGAACCTGCAGCGCCTGCAGGAGAACGTGGACAAGACTCTGTCCTGCATGGATCACGTCATCAGCTACTACCACGTGGCCAAAGACACCGACAGGATCATCAGAGAGGG GCCGACAGGCAGACTGGATGAGTATCTTGCTTGCATTGCAAAGATTCAGAAAGCTGTGGAATATTTTCAAGATAACAACCCTGACAGTCCCGAACTCAACACAGTG AAAGCGCGCTTTGAGAAGGGCAAAGAGCTGCTGGAGGCCGAGTTCCGCAGCCTCCTGACCCGCTACAGTAAACCCGTTCCACCCATCCTCATCCTGGACGCCATCAGTGTGGACGATGAGCTGGAGGTCCAGGAGGATGTGGTGCTGGAACACCTGCCTGAAGCTGTGCTCCAAGACATCATCTGCATCGCCGGCTGGTTGGTGGAGTACGGACGCAACCAGG attTCATGAACGTCTACTTCCAGATCAGGTCCAACCAGCTGGATCGCTCCATCAAAGGCCTGAAGGATCACTTCCGCAAGAACAGCGCCTCCTCCGGGATCCTCTACTCGCCCGCCGTCCAAACCAAACGCAAGGACACGCCCACCAAGAAGGCTCCCAAGAGACCAG TCTACATCCCAG GGACCATTCGCAAGGCTCAGAACCTTCTGAAACAGTACTCACAGCATGGGCTGGATGGGAAAAAGGGGGGCTCTAACCTCACTCCTATGGAAG GAAAAGATGATGTTCTGGACATCGAGATTGACTCGTACATCCACTGCATCAGTGCCTTCGTCAAGCTGGCCCAGAGCGAGTACGCCCTCCTGGCAGAAATCATCCCCGAGCACCACCAGAAGAAAACCTTCGACTCCCTCATTCAG GAGGCGCTGGACAACCTGATGCTGGAGGGAGACAACATCGTGTCCGCAGCTCGCAGAGCCATAATGCGCCACGACTACTCAGCCGTGCTCACCATCTTCCCCATCCTCAGACACCTGAAAATGAACAAGTCTGAGTTTGACTCCACACTGCAG GGAACAGCAGCAAGCACCAAGAACAAGCTGCCCACACTCATCACCTCTATGGAAACTATCGGAGCCAAAGCTCTGGAGGAGTTTGCAGACAGCATCAAG AACGATCCTGATAAAGAGTACAACATGCCCAAGGATGGAACAGTGCACGAGCTGACCAGCAAT GCCATCCTGTTcttgcagcagctgctggactTCCACGAGACAGCTGGAGCCATGCTGGCCTCACAAG TACTGGGGGACACTTACAATATACCTTTAGACCCCCGAG AGACGAGTTCATCAGCGAGCAGCTACACCTCCGAGTTCAACAAAAGGCTCCTCAGCACTTACATAT GTAAGGTGTTGGGGAACCTGCAGCTGAACCTGCTCAGTAAATCCAAAGTGTACGAGGATTCAGCTCTGAGCGCCATCTTTCTGcacaacaactacaactacacccTCAAGTCGCTGGAGAA GTCTGAGCTGATCCAGCTGGTCACAGTGACTCAGAAGAAAGCTGAGAGTTCATACAGAGAGCTGATCGAGCAGCAGATCCAGATGTACCAGCGCAG CTGGTTGAAGGTCACTGAGCACCTGACAGACAGGAACATGCCCGTCTTCCAACCTGGCACCAAG CTGAAAGATAAAGAGCGACAGGTGATTAAAGACAAATTCAAG GGCTTTAATGACGGCTTGGAGGAGTTGTGTAAGATCCAAAAGGGTTGGGCCATCCCAGACAAAGAGCAGCGAGACTTCATCCGCCAGGCTCAGAAGAGAGTGGTGTCTGATGCGTACAGGGCCTTCCTGCACAG ATGTGCCAACATCTCTTTCACCAAGAACCCTGAGAAGTATCACAAGTATCGGccggaggaagtggaggagatgATCGAAAAGCTGTTCGACACGTCGGCCTGA